The Halorussus limi genome includes a region encoding these proteins:
- a CDS encoding MmgE/PrpD family protein, producing the protein MPSTDATARVAAHCAETSFAGLPADVREKLKRHLLDYLGVTLGAREHAESTSSILAGLGGGEGGEATAIGTGERRAPDRAAAVNGALAHSLDFDDTHRESSLHPGAPVIPAALAVAEREGATTERVLAGVSAGFDVACVLGRAVNPDAHYDRGFHGTATCGTFGAIAAAGVVAGLSADEFESAFGVGGSQAAGSLQFLSNGAWNKRLHPGLAARRGVTAASLAAAGFRGADEAIEGEYGFLNGYTGDPNPDAFDRLGDEYAVMETALKPYPCCRYMHAAIDALTEIGEQIPPSAVNSVVVDLPEPGVRLTGDPIERKRRPSNFVDCQFSMPFASALALSTGEAGLEAFLDAQTRLDDPDLRGLMDATDVVSTETVQSLFPDQWAARVVVETDGGTHERFVETALGEPEKPLGWDGVTEKFESLARSSGVGEDARRELVGVVREFEDRSVADLTDAVRRAAVAAP; encoded by the coding sequence ATGCCATCGACTGACGCGACCGCCAGGGTAGCGGCGCACTGCGCCGAGACGAGTTTCGCGGGCCTCCCCGCAGACGTCCGAGAGAAACTCAAGCGACACTTGCTCGACTACCTCGGGGTCACGCTCGGCGCGCGCGAACACGCCGAGTCCACGTCCTCGATTCTCGCCGGACTCGGCGGCGGCGAAGGCGGCGAGGCGACTGCCATCGGGACGGGCGAGCGACGGGCGCCCGACCGGGCCGCCGCGGTCAACGGCGCGCTCGCCCACAGCCTCGACTTCGACGACACCCACCGCGAGTCGTCGCTCCACCCGGGCGCGCCGGTGATTCCGGCCGCGCTCGCGGTCGCCGAGCGCGAGGGGGCGACCACCGAACGAGTTCTCGCAGGCGTCTCGGCCGGGTTCGACGTGGCCTGCGTCCTCGGCCGGGCGGTCAACCCCGACGCCCACTACGACCGCGGGTTCCACGGCACGGCGACCTGCGGGACGTTCGGCGCTATCGCCGCCGCTGGCGTGGTGGCCGGTCTCTCGGCGGACGAGTTCGAGTCGGCCTTCGGCGTCGGCGGGAGTCAGGCCGCCGGGTCGCTCCAGTTCCTCTCGAACGGCGCGTGGAACAAGCGCCTCCACCCCGGACTCGCCGCCAGACGAGGCGTCACCGCCGCCTCGCTCGCCGCGGCCGGGTTCCGCGGCGCGGACGAGGCCATCGAGGGCGAGTACGGCTTCCTCAACGGATACACCGGCGACCCGAATCCCGACGCGTTCGACCGACTCGGCGACGAGTACGCCGTGATGGAGACGGCGCTGAAGCCGTACCCGTGCTGTCGATACATGCACGCGGCTATCGACGCTCTCACCGAAATCGGAGAGCAGATCCCTCCGAGCGCGGTGAATTCGGTAGTCGTGGACCTCCCCGAACCGGGCGTGCGACTGACCGGCGACCCCATCGAGCGCAAGCGCCGACCGTCGAACTTCGTGGACTGCCAGTTCAGCATGCCCTTCGCGTCGGCGCTCGCGCTATCGACCGGCGAGGCGGGATTGGAGGCGTTCCTCGACGCCCAGACCCGACTCGACGACCCGGACCTCCGCGGACTGATGGACGCGACCGACGTGGTGTCCACCGAGACGGTCCAGTCGCTGTTCCCCGACCAATGGGCCGCGCGGGTCGTCGTCGAAACCGACGGCGGGACCCACGAGCGGTTCGTGGAGACCGCCCTCGGCGAACCCGAGAAACCGCTCGGGTGGGACGGCGTGACCGAGAAGTTCGAGTCGCTGGCGCGGTCGTCGGGCGTCGGTGAGGACGCGCGACGGGAACTCGTCGGCGTCGTGCGCGAGTTCGAGGACCGCAGCGTCGCCGACCTGACCGACGCCGTCCGTCGGGCCGCGGTCGCGGCCCCGTAA
- a CDS encoding carbohydrate ABC transporter permease produces MSTDTDRRFEFETDQSGWSWETHYKPVLKYISLAVLMVWMLLPVYYTFANSLKTPEMIFTQPLGIPFVTFDPVAFSGRNAWRTMWDAFPFVEYTLATFIVSVGTAGLATVAAVFAAYSFARLDYPFKNSLFVLSVAGFMFPIVLLAIPIFVLMQQLGLLNTYVGMILAFTAFTLPYNIWLLRGFFEELPDNLEESARVDGCTQIGAFFRVILPLSRPALASVFLLAFLLAWHNYLMAFIIGQDPLHTTLAPALLELKGTFFVRNFHYIMAGTFLSMIVPITMYMYLQKYLVEGLSSGGGVKG; encoded by the coding sequence ATGAGTACAGATACCGATAGACGATTCGAGTTCGAGACGGACCAATCAGGGTGGAGCTGGGAGACGCACTACAAGCCGGTGCTGAAGTACATCTCGCTGGCTGTCCTGATGGTGTGGATGCTGCTACCGGTGTACTACACCTTCGCGAACTCGCTGAAGACGCCGGAGATGATCTTCACTCAGCCGCTGGGCATCCCGTTCGTCACCTTCGACCCGGTGGCGTTCAGCGGCCGGAACGCGTGGCGGACGATGTGGGATGCGTTCCCGTTCGTCGAGTACACGCTGGCGACGTTCATCGTCAGCGTCGGCACCGCCGGCCTGGCGACGGTCGCCGCGGTGTTCGCCGCCTACTCGTTCGCGCGACTCGACTACCCGTTCAAGAACTCGCTGTTCGTGCTGAGCGTCGCCGGGTTCATGTTCCCCATCGTGCTGCTGGCGATCCCGATCTTCGTCCTGATGCAGCAGCTCGGACTGCTCAACACCTACGTCGGCATGATACTGGCGTTCACCGCGTTCACGCTGCCGTACAACATCTGGCTGTTGCGGGGGTTCTTCGAGGAACTCCCGGACAACTTGGAGGAGTCGGCCCGCGTGGACGGGTGTACCCAGATCGGCGCGTTCTTCAGGGTCATCCTCCCGCTGTCGCGCCCGGCGCTGGCCTCGGTGTTCCTGCTCGCGTTCCTGCTGGCGTGGCACAACTACCTGATGGCGTTCATCATCGGGCAGGACCCGCTCCACACCACGCTCGCCCCCGCGCTGCTCGAACTCAAGGGGACGTTCTTCGTCCGGAACTTCCACTACATCATGGCCGGGACGTTCCTCTCGATGATCGTCCCCATCACGATGTACATGTACCTGCAGAAGTACCTGGTCGAAGGCCTCTCGTCGGGCGGCGGCGTCAAGGGCTAA
- a CDS encoding ABC transporter substrate-binding protein, producing the protein MAQKQDVADKATDNSTVDRRSFLKAAGAGATATALPGYVGFQGNVTLEVWLSYYTEGETKKKYTDELVKQYQNETGTQINITGVPYTDVVTKFRSARAAGNVPHLVEVMTRPGILAGGAGMVVNDLWQSSSLADKASDKVMAGHRVWGSQSTGEEGNLVTFPLGFRPYLSAWRTDWLEQAGIDPSEVNHKAGSLHWYDDMPGIYDKLKQTKLGQKKGAFPDTTGMKQSDEEYMSLYIPQHGGSKSGVVNLKGDKATIDTPEARKAIKMQFDYIDQGYFHENSINHGDEESTTLHWSGQTAVNHIQDSTDLWGDYLEEQPKAMKNGAYTWGLPMNAGTKSALAWLPALGFIADGFDNQQQQDAAVKFIEWWVGDSDRAVKNAKNLGFVPVAPDQIKKEDFFAQTEMHKEFWRGAALKTLNQFEPSVIPAVAGANAITYDIPRSMHQRISQMLGRGTGLDKAVNQATSQAAKEINQRLQQSQ; encoded by the coding sequence ATGGCACAGAAGCAAGACGTTGCCGATAAGGCAACTGATAATAGCACAGTCGATAGACGAAGTTTCCTCAAAGCCGCCGGAGCGGGCGCGACGGCGACGGCCCTCCCGGGTTACGTGGGGTTCCAGGGCAACGTGACGCTGGAAGTCTGGCTCTCGTACTACACGGAAGGGGAGACCAAGAAGAAGTACACCGACGAACTCGTCAAGCAGTACCAGAACGAGACCGGCACGCAGATCAACATCACGGGCGTGCCGTACACGGACGTGGTGACGAAGTTCCGATCGGCGCGGGCCGCCGGTAACGTCCCGCACCTCGTGGAGGTGATGACGCGGCCGGGCATCCTCGCGGGCGGCGCGGGCATGGTCGTCAACGACCTCTGGCAGAGTTCCTCGCTCGCCGACAAGGCCTCCGACAAGGTCATGGCCGGTCACAGGGTCTGGGGGTCCCAGTCTACGGGTGAAGAGGGCAACCTCGTGACGTTCCCGCTCGGGTTCCGTCCGTACCTGTCTGCGTGGCGGACCGACTGGCTCGAACAGGCGGGCATCGACCCGAGTGAGGTCAATCACAAGGCCGGCAGTCTCCACTGGTACGACGACATGCCGGGCATCTACGACAAGCTGAAACAGACCAAACTGGGGCAGAAAAAGGGGGCGTTCCCAGACACGACCGGGATGAAGCAGAGCGACGAGGAGTACATGTCGCTGTACATCCCCCAGCACGGCGGGTCGAAGTCCGGCGTCGTCAACCTCAAGGGGGACAAGGCCACTATCGACACGCCGGAGGCCCGCAAGGCCATCAAGATGCAGTTCGACTACATCGACCAGGGGTACTTCCACGAGAACTCCATCAACCACGGCGACGAGGAGTCCACGACGCTCCACTGGTCGGGGCAGACCGCGGTCAATCACATCCAGGACTCGACGGACCTCTGGGGCGACTACCTCGAAGAGCAGCCCAAGGCCATGAAGAACGGCGCTTACACGTGGGGCCTGCCGATGAACGCCGGTACCAAGTCGGCGCTGGCGTGGCTGCCGGCGCTCGGGTTCATCGCGGACGGGTTCGACAACCAGCAGCAACAGGACGCCGCGGTCAAGTTCATCGAGTGGTGGGTCGGCGACAGCGACCGTGCGGTCAAGAACGCCAAGAACCTCGGGTTCGTCCCGGTCGCGCCCGACCAGATCAAGAAGGAAGACTTCTTCGCGCAGACGGAGATGCACAAGGAGTTCTGGCGGGGTGCGGCGCTGAAGACGCTTAACCAGTTCGAACCGTCGGTCATCCCGGCGGTGGCCGGCGCGAACGCCATCACCTACGACATCCCGCGCAGTATGCACCAGCGCATCTCGCAGATGCTCGGGCGGGGAACGGGACTGGATAAGGCCGTGAATCAGGCGACGTCGCAGGCCGCGAAGGAGATCAACCAGCGACTGCAGCAGAGTCAGTAG
- a CDS encoding MFS transporter, producing the protein MVRDVVGRAVTRFWSGVDTLRGDGRGRILTVVAVGWLLVLGTRVVLPALLPQVKTAFGIDNATAGLLVSVMWAAYAVTQFPAGMMVDRIGERTTLAASAVVTAAGAAALTFAPSFAVFVLGSVLFGLGSGLYAPPRVTVLSRIYPDRDGTALGVTFAVGNLGAAALPLVAGALAVWVHWRLGFGFVVIPLALVAVGLWLYVPPRPSGQARAAERFTRRTAVRLLRGVTDRDVALAWVAMTLILFAYQGITAFLPTYLIDVKGLNQGTASALYGLFYASGAASQWVAGNAADRYGERTVLAAVAGFGVFTLAALPFVGGTAALAVLSALLGTRLGIGPVGNGFVAALLPEEIQGAGYGLFRTFYLAVGASGSLFVGVLAEWGWFDEAFLALAGVTAVASVLYLFLPATPDEHTHSFDTGRDGTGGGLSSAAEPGSDADGENDRTTD; encoded by the coding sequence ATGGTGCGCGACGTCGTCGGCCGAGCCGTCACGAGATTCTGGAGCGGCGTCGACACACTCCGCGGAGACGGCCGCGGGCGCATCCTAACGGTCGTTGCGGTCGGTTGGTTGCTGGTACTGGGTACCCGCGTCGTCCTCCCGGCGCTCCTCCCGCAGGTCAAGACCGCGTTCGGCATCGACAACGCGACCGCGGGTCTGCTCGTGTCGGTCATGTGGGCCGCCTACGCGGTGACCCAGTTCCCAGCGGGCATGATGGTGGACCGAATCGGCGAGCGGACGACGCTGGCCGCGAGCGCGGTGGTCACCGCCGCCGGGGCCGCCGCGCTGACGTTCGCCCCCTCGTTCGCGGTGTTCGTCCTCGGCAGCGTGCTGTTCGGTCTCGGGTCGGGCCTGTACGCGCCGCCGCGGGTCACGGTGCTGTCGCGCATCTACCCCGACCGCGACGGGACCGCGCTCGGGGTCACCTTCGCGGTCGGCAACCTCGGGGCGGCGGCGCTTCCGCTGGTCGCGGGGGCGCTGGCGGTGTGGGTCCACTGGCGTCTCGGCTTCGGGTTCGTCGTGATTCCGCTCGCGCTGGTCGCGGTCGGCCTCTGGCTCTACGTCCCGCCGCGCCCGAGCGGGCAGGCCCGCGCGGCCGAGCGGTTCACCCGGCGGACCGCCGTGCGACTGCTCCGCGGCGTGACCGACCGCGACGTGGCGCTGGCGTGGGTGGCGATGACGCTGATACTGTTCGCCTATCAGGGTATCACTGCGTTCCTGCCGACGTACCTCATCGACGTCAAGGGACTGAATCAGGGGACCGCGTCGGCGCTGTACGGCCTGTTCTACGCGAGCGGGGCCGCCTCCCAGTGGGTCGCCGGAAACGCTGCCGACCGGTACGGCGAGCGCACCGTGCTGGCGGCGGTCGCCGGGTTCGGCGTGTTCACGCTCGCCGCGCTCCCCTTCGTCGGCGGGACGGCGGCGCTCGCGGTCCTATCCGCGCTGCTCGGGACGCGACTCGGTATCGGCCCGGTCGGCAACGGCTTCGTCGCGGCGCTGCTCCCCGAGGAGATTCAGGGCGCGGGCTACGGCCTGTTTCGGACGTTCTACCTCGCGGTCGGCGCGTCGGGGTCGCTGTTCGTCGGCGTCCTGGCCGAGTGGGGATGGTTCGACGAGGCGTTCCTCGCCCTCGCGGGGGTCACGGCGGTCGCGTCGGTTCTCTACCTGTTCCTCCCCGCCACCCCGGACGAACACACCCACAGTTTCGATACGGGCCGCGACGGGACCGGCGGCGGCCTGTCCAGCGCCGCGGAACCCGGAAGCGACGCGGACGGCGAGAACGACCGGACGACCGACTGA
- a CDS encoding ABC transporter substrate-binding protein, giving the protein MAGAGAAATSLAGCSGGGGGGEGNATTTTESSGGQDQGTTVGSTDKPTLEIWLSYYTEGETKKKYTDKLVKQFQNKTGIQINITGVPYTDVVTKFRSARAAGNVPHMVEVMTRPGILAGGAGMVVNDLWQSSSLADKTSDKVMAGHKVWGSQSTGKQGNLVTFPLGFRPYFTAWRTDWLDSAGIDPSEVNHKAGSLHWYDDIPGIYDKLKQSKMGQKKGFYPDSTGMKQSDEEYMSLYIPQHGGSKSGVVNLTGDKAAIDTPEARKAIKMQKDYVDKGYFHQNSINTGDEESTTRHWAGKQAVNHLQDSTDLWGDYLEEQPKAMKNGDYTFGLPMNAGTKSALAWLPSLGFIGDGFNNQQEKDAAVKFIEWWVGDSDRAVQNAKNLGFVPVAPDQIKKEDFFAQTELHKEFWRGAALKTLQNFEPAVIPAVPGANAITYEVPRKMHQRIMQQGMSVKKATSQAAKEINQLLQENS; this is encoded by the coding sequence GTGGCGGGTGCTGGCGCAGCGGCGACCAGTCTCGCCGGTTGTAGTGGTGGCGGCGGCGGCGGTGAAGGTAACGCTACCACGACGACCGAGTCCAGCGGCGGACAGGACCAGGGTACGACCGTCGGAAGCACCGACAAACCGACGCTCGAAATCTGGCTCTCGTACTACACAGAGGGCGAAACCAAGAAGAAATACACCGATAAACTCGTCAAACAGTTCCAGAACAAGACCGGAATTCAGATCAACATCACGGGCGTGCCGTACACGGACGTGGTGACGAAATTCCGGTCGGCGCGCGCGGCGGGCAACGTCCCGCACATGGTGGAAGTGATGACGCGGCCGGGCATCCTCGCGGGCGGCGCGGGCATGGTCGTCAACGACCTCTGGCAGAGTTCCTCGCTCGCCGACAAGACCTCCGACAAGGTCATGGCCGGTCACAAGGTCTGGGGGTCCCAGTCCACCGGCAAGCAAGGGAACCTCGTGACGTTCCCGCTCGGGTTCCGCCCGTACTTCACGGCGTGGCGGACCGACTGGCTCGACTCGGCGGGTATCGATCCGAGCGAAGTCAATCACAAGGCCGGGAGCCTCCACTGGTACGACGACATCCCGGGCATCTACGACAAACTGAAGCAGAGCAAGATGGGCCAGAAGAAAGGCTTCTACCCCGACTCGACCGGGATGAAGCAGAGCGACGAGGAGTACATGTCGCTGTACATCCCCCAGCACGGCGGGTCGAAGTCCGGCGTCGTCAACCTCACGGGCGACAAGGCCGCCATCGACACGCCGGAGGCCCGCAAGGCCATCAAGATGCAGAAGGACTACGTCGATAAGGGCTACTTCCACCAGAACTCCATCAACACCGGCGACGAGGAGTCCACGACTCGCCACTGGGCGGGCAAGCAGGCGGTCAACCACCTGCAGGACTCGACGGACCTCTGGGGCGACTACCTCGAAGAACAGCCTAAGGCCATGAAGAACGGCGACTACACCTTCGGCCTGCCGATGAACGCCGGAACCAAGTCGGCGCTCGCGTGGCTCCCATCGCTCGGATTCATCGGCGACGGGTTCAACAACCAGCAGGAGAAGGACGCCGCGGTCAAGTTCATCGAGTGGTGGGTCGGCGACAGCGACCGCGCGGTCCAGAACGCCAAGAACCTCGGGTTCGTCCCGGTCGCGCCCGACCAGATCAAGAAGGAAGACTTCTTCGCGCAGACGGAGTTGCACAAGGAGTTCTGGCGGGGTGCGGCGCTGAAGACGCTCCAGAACTTCGAACCGGCGGTCATCCCGGCGGTGCCCGGCGCGAACGCCATCACCTACGAGGTTCCGCGCAAGATGCACCAGCGCATCATGCAGCAGGGCATGAGCGTCAAGAAGGCCACCTCGCAGGCCGCAAAGGAGATCAATCAGCTCCTCCAAGAGAACTCCTGA
- a CDS encoding CaiB/BaiF CoA transferase family protein, with product MSKSTDDTTSGESGILDGVRVLDLSTFVTGGFASLMLANQGAEVIKIERPEAGDDNRHSGPPFVDVDGYDGPGKTAAERGESPYFWTVNYDKKSVELNLKTDEGLEVLYDLVTEADVFIENYRPGTAERLGVGYEDLRARNDRLVYCSISAFGDSGPWSDRPGYDLLVQGMSGIMDVTGPEGGDPVKVGLPQTDLITGMWAAFGIMGALYRRESTGEGERVELGMLDAALPWLTKQAGKTFAGEKPERMGTKDPVLAPYQVYPTADGHLSVASANQKLWTELCEAIDRPDLLEDSRFASNADRVENMDELEVELSETFRQRPTDEWVELLADERGLPVGPVYNVDEALHNEQVEARNVLSTADHPAAGEIPVVEHPLNFENAESGFEEAPPLLGEDTEPLLRELGYTDEDIETLRSVGAIPGE from the coding sequence ATGTCAAAGTCAACCGATGACACGACGAGCGGAGAGTCGGGGATACTCGACGGCGTGCGCGTCCTCGACCTCTCGACGTTCGTCACCGGCGGGTTCGCCTCGCTGATGCTCGCGAATCAGGGGGCGGAAGTAATCAAGATCGAACGCCCGGAGGCCGGTGACGACAACCGCCACTCCGGACCGCCCTTCGTGGACGTGGACGGGTACGACGGACCGGGGAAGACGGCCGCGGAGCGCGGTGAATCGCCCTACTTCTGGACGGTCAATTACGACAAGAAGAGCGTCGAACTGAATCTGAAGACCGACGAGGGGTTGGAGGTGCTCTACGACTTGGTCACGGAGGCCGACGTGTTCATCGAGAACTACCGACCGGGCACCGCCGAGCGACTCGGCGTCGGCTACGAAGACTTGCGCGCACGCAACGACCGACTCGTCTACTGCTCCATCTCCGCGTTCGGCGACTCCGGGCCGTGGAGCGACCGGCCCGGGTACGACCTGCTCGTACAGGGGATGAGCGGCATCATGGACGTGACGGGACCCGAGGGCGGCGACCCGGTGAAGGTCGGACTCCCCCAGACCGACCTCATCACCGGGATGTGGGCCGCGTTCGGAATCATGGGAGCGCTGTACCGCCGGGAATCGACCGGAGAGGGCGAGCGCGTCGAACTCGGGATGCTGGACGCCGCGCTCCCGTGGTTGACCAAGCAGGCCGGGAAGACGTTCGCGGGCGAGAAACCCGAGCGCATGGGGACTAAGGACCCTGTACTCGCGCCGTATCAGGTGTACCCCACGGCCGACGGCCACCTCAGCGTCGCGTCGGCGAACCAGAAGCTCTGGACCGAACTGTGCGAGGCCATCGACCGGCCCGACCTGCTCGAGGACTCTCGGTTCGCGTCCAACGCCGACAGGGTCGAGAACATGGACGAACTGGAGGTCGAACTCTCCGAGACCTTCCGACAGCGGCCGACCGACGAGTGGGTCGAACTGCTCGCGGACGAGCGGGGACTCCCCGTGGGACCGGTCTACAACGTGGACGAGGCGCTCCACAACGAGCAGGTGGAGGCCCGGAACGTCCTCTCGACGGCGGACCACCCCGCGGCCGGGGAGATTCCGGTTGTCGAACACCCGCTGAACTTCGAGAACGCGGAGTCCGGGTTCGAGGAGGCACCGCCGCTGCTGGGCGAGGACACCGAACCGCTCCTTCGAGAGTTGGGGTACACCGACGAGGACATCGAGACGCTCAGGAGCGTCGGAGCGATTCCGGGCGAATGA
- a CDS encoding ABC transporter ATP-binding protein, with amino-acid sequence MADAKLENVRKTFNDGQVVAVDDIDLHIEEGEFLVLVGPSGCGKSTTLRCIAGLEVPDSGTITFGGHDVTELPPKDRAISMVFQNYALYPSMTVYENMAFGLKMRGADKEKIDEQVRWAADIMEISDLLDRYPNQLSGGQQQRVALGRAIVRDPALFLLDEPLSNLDAKLRAVMRTEIQELQQELDVASVFVTHDQEEAMSMGDRIAVMNAGRIEQIAPPEEIYHDPNSLFVADFIGSPSINFFEMTFDGSSITGDEFGVDLPEAVAEELRDGLPGEDVVVGIRPGNINVTDAGTGLVDIEVEVVEPMGDTKILYFDLDGQRVNAVVQSTERVQEGDTIGLEIEWPNVHFFRPDGPKVVKWMHATEGTVPGVPGQPDDEVRADGSPSGAREEGN; translated from the coding sequence ATGGCTGACGCAAAACTCGAAAACGTCCGAAAGACGTTCAACGACGGGCAGGTCGTCGCCGTCGACGACATCGACTTGCACATAGAGGAGGGGGAGTTCCTCGTCCTGGTCGGCCCCTCCGGGTGCGGCAAATCGACGACGCTTCGCTGCATCGCCGGCCTGGAGGTACCGGACTCGGGAACCATCACGTTCGGCGGCCACGACGTGACCGAACTGCCGCCGAAGGACCGCGCCATTTCGATGGTGTTCCAGAACTACGCGCTCTACCCGTCGATGACGGTGTACGAGAACATGGCCTTCGGACTGAAGATGCGGGGCGCGGACAAGGAGAAGATCGACGAACAGGTCCGCTGGGCCGCCGACATCATGGAGATCAGCGACCTACTCGACCGGTACCCGAACCAGCTGTCCGGCGGACAGCAACAGCGGGTCGCGCTGGGGCGGGCCATCGTCCGGGACCCCGCGCTGTTCCTGCTCGACGAACCGCTCAGTAACCTCGACGCGAAACTCCGCGCGGTGATGCGGACCGAGATACAGGAACTCCAGCAGGAACTCGACGTCGCGTCGGTGTTCGTCACCCACGACCAGGAGGAGGCGATGAGCATGGGCGACCGCATCGCGGTGATGAACGCCGGTCGCATCGAGCAGATCGCACCGCCCGAGGAGATTTACCACGACCCCAACAGCCTGTTCGTGGCCGACTTCATCGGAAGCCCGTCCATCAACTTCTTCGAGATGACGTTCGACGGGTCGTCGATCACCGGCGACGAGTTCGGCGTGGACCTGCCGGAAGCCGTTGCCGAAGAACTCCGTGACGGTCTCCCCGGCGAGGACGTCGTCGTCGGTATTCGGCCCGGAAACATCAACGTCACCGACGCCGGGACGGGTCTCGTCGACATCGAGGTCGAGGTCGTGGAACCGATGGGTGACACGAAGATACTCTACTTCGACCTGGACGGCCAACGGGTGAACGCAGTCGTGCAGTCCACCGAGCGAGTCCAAGAGGGCGACACGATTGGACTCGAAATCGAGTGGCCGAACGTCCACTTCTTCCGCCCGGACGGTCCCAAGGTCGTCAAGTGGATGCACGCCACCGAAGGAACCGTGCCCGGCGTCCCCGGCCAACCCGACGACGAGGTCCGGGCGGACGGGTCGCCGTCGGGCGCACGCGAGGAGGGGAACTGA
- a CDS encoding carbohydrate ABC transporter permease, whose product MSTVSEDIAQRDRSFRDRVLEEYGGLQGILFLLPTLVLLTGIVFYPMVVNGFLLSFKQFTLNPDAVDPWVGLENYEYWLFGQGQSLFLFSLKMTLLYELVVVPFDLVVALGAALVMNESLPARPFWRGLMLAGYASPAIAAGLVWGTMEQAATYGLVYNTLNIFFDIPASGGITSNTPWAFWGVVIAKVWRDFGFMYVVFLAGVQSIPKELYEIAKVDGAGPVQRFRYITLPHLRTVIVTVVMIRTVFTVGKVAIPWAVTKGGPVNYTTFLGVAIFKSAFLNWSMGQAAALGMVFAVGIIPLILIWVRTETEDY is encoded by the coding sequence ATGTCGACGGTCTCCGAAGATATCGCGCAACGTGACCGCTCGTTCAGGGACCGGGTCCTCGAGGAGTACGGGGGACTGCAGGGCATCCTGTTCCTGCTGCCGACCCTCGTGCTGCTCACTGGCATCGTCTTCTACCCGATGGTCGTCAACGGGTTCCTGTTGAGCTTCAAGCAGTTCACGCTCAACCCGGACGCGGTGGACCCCTGGGTCGGTCTGGAGAACTACGAGTACTGGCTGTTCGGTCAGGGACAGAGCCTGTTCCTGTTCAGCCTCAAGATGACGCTGCTGTACGAACTGGTCGTGGTTCCGTTCGACCTCGTGGTCGCGCTCGGGGCCGCGCTGGTCATGAACGAGAGCCTCCCGGCCCGCCCGTTCTGGCGCGGCCTGATGCTCGCGGGGTACGCTAGCCCCGCGATCGCCGCCGGACTGGTGTGGGGGACGATGGAGCAGGCGGCCACCTACGGCCTCGTCTACAACACGCTCAACATCTTCTTCGACATCCCGGCGTCCGGAGGCATCACCTCGAACACCCCCTGGGCGTTCTGGGGCGTCGTCATCGCCAAGGTGTGGCGCGACTTCGGGTTCATGTACGTCGTATTCTTGGCCGGCGTCCAGTCGATACCGAAGGAGTTGTACGAGATAGCGAAGGTGGACGGCGCCGGTCCGGTCCAGCGATTCCGGTACATCACGCTGCCCCACCTGCGGACCGTCATCGTCACCGTCGTGATGATTCGGACAGTCTTCACGGTCGGTAAGGTGGCCATCCCGTGGGCGGTCACGAAGGGTGGCCCCGTCAACTACACGACGTTCCTCGGGGTCGCCATCTTCAAGTCGGCGTTCCTCAACTGGAGCATGGGTCAGGCCGCGGCGCTGGGCATGGTGTTCGCGGTCGGAATCATCCCGCTCATCCTCATCTGGGTGCGCACCGAAACGGAGGACTACTAA